The following are encoded in a window of Salvelinus fontinalis isolate EN_2023a chromosome 40, ASM2944872v1, whole genome shotgun sequence genomic DNA:
- the LOC129839923 gene encoding zinc finger protein 239-like, translated as MSLLSYSLPAKEDVWWTEKGPPVKDEKEEEAVTVKKEVKGKAVTVKDEEDAFKLKEEAVSVKEREDTFRVKYVAVTVKEEESFRVKEEADTFRVKEEAVRVKEEEKEDEVTVTVKEEEDVFGVKGITVTLEEDEGEHKTGDLNNTSKYRERPDSHSDRRKKSPSGESDPETPKPARQHHCSQCNTSFKWLWKLKEHERTHTGEKPFQCSQCGKSYTQLVSLKRHKGIHSGEKPYHCSQCGKSFTQLGNLNKHKRIHSGEKPYPCSHCGKNIRLSDNRKEHERTHTGEIPYHCSICRKGFTKLRNLKEHERKHTGEKPYQCSQCGKSFSNLGNLNKHKRIHSGEKPYHCSQCGKSFTQLGSLKRHEKTHRGR; from the exons atgagttTACTAAGCTACTCTCTTCCTGCTAAAGAAGACGTTTGGTGGACGGAGAAAGGACCTCCCGTGAAAgatgagaaggaagaggaggctgttaccgTTAAAAAAGAAGTTAAGGGCAAGGCTGTTACGGTGAAAGATGAGGAAGACGCGTTCAAATTGAAAGAGGAGGCTGTTTCAGTGAAAGAAAGGGAAGACACGTTCAGAGTGAAATATgtggctgttacagtgaaagaagaagaatctttcagagtgaaagaggaggcagacacgttcagagtgaaagaggaggctgttagagtgaaagaagaggagaaagaggacgAGGTTACTgtcacagtgaaagaagaggaagacgttttTGGCGTGAAGGGGATAACTGTCACATTGGAGGAGGATGAAGGAGAACACAAGACTGGAGATCTGAAtaacaccagtaaataca gagagagaccagactctcactctgacagacgGAAGAAGAGTCCTTCAGGGGAATCAGACCCAGAGACGCCCAAACCAGCGAGACaacaccactgctcccagtgtaatACGAGTTTTAAATGGTTATGGAAGCTTAAAGAgcatgagagaacacacacaggagaaaagcccttccaatgctcccagtgtgggAAAAGTTATACCCAGTTAGTGAGCCTGAAAAGGCATAAAGGAATACactcaggagagaagccttaccactgctctcagtgtggaaagagttttacccagtTAGGGAACCTGAACAAACATAAGAGAATACactctggagagaagccttacccaTGTTCCCATTGTGGAAAGAACATTAGGTTGTCAGATAATCGGAAGgagcatgagaggacacacacaggagagataccTTACCATTGCTCCATCTGTAGAAAGGGTTTTACCAAGTTAAGGAACCTAAAGGAGCATGAGAGgaaacacacaggagaaaagccttaccaatgctcccagtgtggaaagagtttttcgAATTTAGGGAACCTGAACAAACATAAGAGAATACactctggagagaagccttaccactgttcccagtgtggaaagagttttacccagtTAGGGAGCCTGAAAAGGCATGAGAAAACACACAGGGGAAGATAA
- the LOC129839919 gene encoding zinc finger protein 501-like, with translation MLASPTMRSLSYSPPSKEDVVCWTEEEALGLNIVMKEEEGDITVKGEEEVFRMKKEEEEAITLKEEEKEHFRVKEEEGIEAVTVEEEEVEAFRMKKEEEEAVTLIEEEEDVLRDEGEEEETEDLINTRERPDSHSDSGKSPSGGPEPVTPKPVRQHHCSQCEKRFSLSWDLKRHERTHTGERPFQCSQCRKSFTLLGNLREHKRIHSGEKPYNCSQCGMSFARLRSLKQHETIHTGEKPFQCSQCGKCLTRLRSLKEHERIHTGEKPFQCSQCGKRLTRLRSLKEHERIHTGEKPFQCYLCGKWFTQLGSLKEHETTHTQEKPYQCSLCGKSFINLRHLNKHAIIHTQEEKTYHCSQCGKTFSQSDDLKSHERIERLCSDLCF, from the exons atgctagctagcccgACCATGaggtcactaagctactctcctcctTCTAAAGAAGACGTGGTCTGCTGGACGGAGGaagaagctctggggctgaacattgtcatgaaagaagaggagggggaTATTACAGTAAAAGGAGAGGAAGAAGTTTTCagaatgaaaaaggaggaagaggaggccataacattgaaagaagaagagaaggaacaTTTtagagtgaaagaggaagaggggatagaggctGTCAcagtggaagaagaggaggtagaagctttcagaatgaaaaaggaggaagaggaggctgtaaCATTGatagaagaagaggaggatgttttgagagatgaaggagaggaagaggagactgaagatctgattaacacca gagagagaccagactctCATTCTGACAGCGGAAAGAGTCCTTCAGGGGGACCAGAACCAGTGACACCCAAACCAGTGAGACAACACCACTGCTCCCAATGTGAAAAGAGATTTTCCCTATCATGGGACCTAAAACggcatgagaggacacacacaggagaaaggcctttccaatgttcccagtgtAGAAAGAGTTTTACTTTGTTAGGAAACCTGAGGGAGCATAAGAGAATACACTCTGGAGAGAAACCGTACAACTGTTCCCAGTGTGGGATGAGTTTCGCCAGGTTAAGGAGCCTAAAGCAGCATGAGACGATACACACAGGGGAAAAGCCTTTCCAATGTTCTCAGTGTGGAAAGTGTCTTACACGCTTAAGGAGCCTGAAGGAGCATGAGAGGATACACACAGGGGAAAAGCCtttccaatgttcccagtgtggaaagcgTCTTACACGCTTAAGGAGCCTGAAGGAGCATGAGAGGATACACACAGGGGAAAAGCCTTTCCAATGTTATCTGTGTGGAAAGTGGTTTACCCAGTTAGGGAGCCTAAAAGAGcatgagacaacacacacacaagaaaagCCCTACCAATGCTCcctgtgtggaaagagttttatcaATTTAAGACATCTGAATAAGCATGCAATAATACATACACAGGAGGAgaagacataccactgctctcagtgtggaaaGACATTTTCCCAGTCAGACGACCTGAAATCACATGAGAGAATAGAGAGGCTGTGTTCTGACTTATGTTTTTGA